A part of Fusarium oxysporum Fo47 chromosome III, complete sequence genomic DNA contains:
- a CDS encoding general substrate transporter → MTAPAPTSLFKNLSLLRLYLLLIPGSLIVSAAMGYDSSLMNGIQGVDRWQNYFNHPQGSLLGIMNAILPLGAVFGTIPAAWLSDHHGRRWAMAVGDVIVILSTVIQTASINTPMYMASRFLIGLGITIASSSAPMLAAELAHPESRTTLTSMYNTLWYLGSIIAAWTTYGTYRINSEWSWRLPTALQALPAIINLLGLWFLPESPRWLVGQDRHDEARDILIKYHANGDPDSAFVAAEFEEIRTALQLELAGSRSWKELVQTKANRHRTFLVICCAFFPQWSGNGLVSYYIAPVLRSIGINSQEDITLINGILQIWNMIVAMTGANLVNRVGRRPLFVVATSCMLAGMVAWTITGSVFARTKSEATGAGILTCVIFFASSYNICWNPLAVAYPVEILPFNIRAKGIALLMGSIKGASFFNQFVNPIGLKNLGWKYYIVYCVWLCIVLITVFFMFPETKNRSLEEISEVFETYSESASEKKLETTDIECIEHQRNEKE, encoded by the exons ATGACCGCTCCAGCTCCAACTTCGCTCTTCAAGAATCTTAGCCTTCTCAGGCTGtatcttctcctcattccTGGCTCTCTGATTGTCAGTGCTGCAATGGGATATGATTCGAGTCTCATGAATGGCATCCAGGGAGTCGATCGATGGCAGAATT ACTTCAACCATCCTCAAGGCTCTCTCCTTGGTATCATGAACGCTATTCTTCCTCTCGGCGCCGTCTTCGGAACAATCCCTGCAGCCTGGCTGTCTGATCATCATGGACGACGATGGGCGATGGCTGTTGGCGATGTCATTGTCATACTCTCGACCGTCATTCAGACCGCCAGCATCAACA CCCCCATGTATATGGCTTCACGATTCCTTATCGGCCTTGGAATCACCATCGCATCCAGTTCTGCCCCTATGCTCGCCGCCGAACTTGCCCATCCCGAATCGCGAACGACCCTTACATCGATGTATAACACCCTTTGGTACTTGGGA TCCATCATCGCAGCATGGACGACATACGGTACTTACCGCATCAACTCCGAATGGTCTTGGAGACTCCCTACAGCTCTCCAGGCCCTTcccgccatcatcaacctcctcgGCCTTTGGTTTCTCCCTGAAAGCCCTCGTTGGCTTGTAGGTCAGGATCGTCATGACGAGGCACGCGATATTCTCATCAAATACCATGCCAATGGTGACCCAGACTCTGCgtttgttgctgctgagtTTGAAGAGATTCGAACTGCACTTCAACTTGAGCTGGCTGGTTCAAGGTCCTGGAAGGAGTTGGTCCAGACCAAGGCCAATAGACATCGAACATTCCTTGTTATTTGCTGTGCTTTCTTTCCCCAATGGTCTGGAAACGGCCTGGTT TCTTACTACATTGCTCCGGTCCTTCGATCCATTGGTATCAACTCTCAAGAAGACATCACTCTCATCAACGGTATCCTCCAGATCTGGAACATGATCGTCGCTATGACTGGCGCCAATCTTGTCAATCGAGTCGGTCGTCGCCCTCTCTTCGTCGTCGCAACTTCATGCATGCTAGCTGGCATGGTCGCTTGGACCATCACTGGTAGTGTTTTTGCAAGGACCAAGTCAGAAGCCACTGGTGCAGGAATCCTTACTTGtgtcatcttctttgcttcttcgtACAATATTTGCTGGAATCCCCTGGCTGTCGCATACCCTGTCGAGATCCTCCCCTTCAACATCCGCGCCAAGGGCATCGCCCTTCTTATGGGATCCATCAAAGgagccagcttcttcaaccagTTCGTCAACCCCATTGGGCTGAAGAACCTTGGCTGGAAGTACTATATCGTGTACTGTGTCTGGCTTTGTATTGTTCTAATCACAGTATTCTTTATGTTTCCGGAGACCAAG AATCGATCACTTGAGGAGATCTCTGAAGTCTTCGAGACGTACTCGGAGAGTGCttccgagaagaagcttgagacGACTGACATTGAGTGTATTGAGCATCAGAGGAACGAAAAGGAGTAA
- a CDS encoding glycoside hydrolase superfamily, giving the protein MGSIDRDISGELSLEDAVNLLSGQDFWRTRANEVLGLGSLKFSDGPNGVRGEDWINGAPSVAIPCGTALGASFDAELISKLAGVLARECRRKGVHGLLAPTMNIHRYPLCGRNFESFSEDPLLTGLVAASFVNGLQAQGIATSPKHFLANEAENGRRWSDSVIEQRALREIYLEPFRIVVEQADPWCIMTAYNSVNGSFCSESRNLLSILRNEWRYNGAVISDWFGTYSTTEAFNAGLDLEMPGPTKFREYNKVLEAIKRGEVQKDQITGSTTRVIDLLRKTGRVGEPGFPLPLKAEEPDYLNDAKSRLLIRQAAESSMVLLKNERDTLPLVDRNTTLAVFGHHATEPSLFGGGSASLKVPYSSTPWDSLSKTYRNATLGAGVAVNRLVPLPIESGLHIENITLLWYNRDQPSPEQLFHSQELKDTLYMLVEHAPDGLLDRSDFCTSMKFELVAQKTGSYNLSLSGPGSAKCLLDDRVVLDVERDLNVSTEDFLFDRSKLEICRDEPLLLEAGRTYRLDVLSWSSKHKAQNVNREFFIQGCRLGLALACDDDIALTRAEKLAETVDTALVVVGTGTEWESEGFDRLSMQLPRRQDELILRVAKACQGQTIVVVNAGSPIDTSTWIDEVDAVIYAWFPGMEFGNALARVISGEVSPCARLPTTFWDTVEDYPAGHVESLMTSDKEIYYREGIYVGYRQQSLQTYNPRFAFGHGLSYTTFSCSFKSPAFCAFDLRQETAKVFLTVQNTGSLAASLTVLLFVEALESATPRPNVELRAFAKTEVLEPGTSQDLELCLKAREFSYWDVKDHLWRVDAGKYRLSVAGPRGVRDWRAIEDVVVRIEEGIILE; this is encoded by the exons ATGGGCTCTATCGATCGCGACATCTCAGGTGAGCTATCATTAGAGGATGCTGTCAATCTTCTATCCGGGCAAGATTTCTGGCGCACCCGTGCGAATGAAGTTCTGGGTCTCGGATCACTCAAGTTCTCTGATGGTCCAAATGGCGTCCGGGGTGAAGACTGGATCAATGGAGCGCCGTCTGTAGCCATTCCCTGCGGGACAGCTCTAGGAGCCTCTTTCGATGCCGAATTGATTTCAAAATTGGCTGGTGTTCTTGCGAGAGAGTGTAGGCGTAAAGGCGTGCATGGACTACTCGCCCCAACCATGAATATCCATCGTTACCCTTTGT GTGGACGAAACTTCGAATCCTTCAGCGAAGATCCCTTGCTCACTGGCCTCGTTGCTGCGTCTTTCGTCAACGGTCTTCAAGCACAGGGCATCGCCACTAGCCCGAAGCACTTCCTAGCCAACGAGGCAGAGAACGGCCGACGATGGAGTGACAGCGTTATCGAACAGCGAGCACTGCGGGAGATATACCTTGAGCCGTTCAGAATTGTTGTTGAACAGGCCGATCCATGGTGCATCATGACTGC ATATAACTCTGTCAACGGCTCTTTCTGCTCCGAATCCCGGAATCTTCTATCCATCCTCCGCAACGAGTGGCGATACAATGGCGCAGTTATCTCCGACTGGTTCGGGACCTACAGCACGACTGAAGCCTTCAACGCTGGCCTTGACCTCGAGATGCCAGGCCCGACAAAGTTCCGCGAATATAATAAAGTGCTGGAGGCCATAAAGAGGGGAGAGGTTCAAAAAGATCAGATCACAGGCTCAACTACGAGGGTCATCGATCTTCTTCGAAAGACGGGCCGCGTCGGAGAACCTGGCTTCCCGCTACCATTAAAGGCCGAAGAACCAGACTATCTTAACGATGCCAAATCGAGACTGTTGATCCGACAGGCTGCTGAGTCAAGTATGGTGCTTCTGAAAAATGAAAGAGATACACTTCCACTAGTTGATCGAAATACCACACTGGCAGTGTTTGGACATCATGCGACCGAGCCTTCTCTATTTGGAGGAGGCTCCGCAAGTCTCAAGGTGCCATACTCGTCAACTCCATGGGACTCTCTTAGTAAGACATATAGAAACGCCACACTTGGAGCCGGCGTCGCTGTCAACCGGCTTGTGCCGCTACCGATCGAATCCGGCCTTCACATTGAGAACATCACGCTTCTTTGGTATAACAGAGATCAACCCTCTCCAGAACAGCTATTTCACTCTCAAGAGTTGAAGGACACTCTGTACATGCTTGTTGAACATGCCCCAGATGGTCTGCTAGATCGCTCTGACTTTTGCACAAGCATGAAGTTCGAGCTTGTCGCACAAAAGACCGGGTCATACAACCTTAGTTTGAGCGGCCCTGGTAGCGCAAAGTGCCTATTGGATGACCGGGTTGTTCTTGACGTTGAGAGAGATCTCAACGTTTCTACCGAGGACTTCCTTTTTGATCGCTCAAAGCTTGAAATCTGTCGAGATGAGCCGCTTCTTTTGGAAGCAGGTCGAACGTATAGGCTTGATGTTTTGAGCTGGTCTTCGAAACACAAGGCGCAGAATGTGAACCGTGAGTTCTTCATCCAGGGTTGTCGACTTGGTCTAGCACTCGCCtgcgatgatgatatcgcCTTAACTAGGGCAGAGAAACTCGCAGAGACTGTTGACACTGCCCTAGTAGTGGTCGGTACTGGTACAGAATGGGAATCCGAGGGATTTGACCGTCTTAGCATGCAACTTCCACGTCGACAAGATGAGCTCATTCTTCGTGTCGCCAAGGCATGCCAGGGCCAAACAATCGTGGTGGTCAATGCCGGGTCACCCATTGACACCAGTACTTGgattgatgaagttgatgcaGTCATATACGCGTGGTTTCCAGGTATGGAATTCGGCAATGCGCTGGCTAGAGTTATATCAGGAGAAGTATCGCCATGCGCTCGACTTCCAACCACGTTTTGGGATACGGTGGAAGACTATCCTGCTGGCCATGTCGAGAGCCTGATGACTTCTGACAAGGAGATATATTATCGAGAGGGTATCTACGTAGGGTACCGTCAACAGTCACTTCAGACGTACAACCCTCGATTCGCTTTTGGTCATGGACTGTCATACACCACATTTAGTTGTTCTTTCAAGAGCCCGGCCTTCTGTGCGTTTGATCTCCGTCAAGAAACAGCCAAGGTCTTTTTGACAGTTCAGAATACTGGGTCGCTCGCTGCCAGTCTGACCGTTCTCCTCTTTGTTGAAGCTTTAGAGTCAGCGACACCAAGACCGAACGTAGAGCTACGAGCATTTGCAAAGACGGAAGTTCTGGAGCCGGGAACTTCGCAAGATCTGGAGTTATGCTTAAAAGCTCGGGAATTCTCGTATTGGGATGTTAAAGATCATCTTTGGCGGGTTGACGCTGGAAAATACAGGTTGAGTGTGGCTGGACCGCGTGGGGTTCGGGACTGGAGAGCAATTGAGGATGTTGTCGTCAGAATTGAAGAAGGAATTATATTAGAGTAG